From the genome of Bacteroidota bacterium, one region includes:
- the proC gene encoding pyrroline-5-carboxylate reductase, which yields MKNLAIIGGGNLGKSILNGLISSDIPLFENIFITRRNADRIKDLGSETVTVTSDNILAVKNSDVVILAIKPFKIEAVLEEIKGELNSDKVVISVVTGTEISTIKKYTTAKIYRAMPNTAVAIKESITMIAGEHDEESNKKVKEIFDQVGKTIEIDEEMMGAATVFGASGIAFALRYLRAATQGGIEIGFSSRVSQYIAAQTVKGACELILQNGTHPEEEIDKVTTPRGVTISGLNEMEHQGFSSALVKGLLTSFEKVKKM from the coding sequence ATGAAGAATTTAGCGATAATTGGAGGAGGAAACCTTGGAAAGTCAATACTTAACGGCCTAATCAGCTCTGACATTCCATTATTTGAAAATATATTTATTACCCGCCGTAATGCTGACCGAATAAAAGATTTAGGATCGGAAACGGTTACTGTTACAAGTGATAACATATTGGCTGTAAAAAATTCTGACGTAGTTATTCTGGCGATAAAGCCTTTTAAGATTGAGGCAGTATTAGAAGAAATTAAAGGCGAATTAAATAGCGATAAAGTAGTAATTTCGGTAGTTACCGGAACTGAGATTAGTACGATAAAAAAATATACTACCGCCAAAATTTACCGTGCGATGCCCAATACAGCAGTAGCAATAAAGGAATCAATTACTATGATTGCGGGTGAGCATGATGAAGAAAGTAACAAAAAAGTTAAAGAAATTTTCGATCAGGTTGGTAAAACCATAGAAATTGATGAGGAAATGATGGGTGCAGCAACAGTATTTGGCGCATCCGGAATAGCTTTTGCTTTGAGATATTTAAGAGCGGCAACCCAGGGAGGTATTGAAATAGGATTCTCTTCGAGAGTTTCACAATATATAGCAGCACAGACAGTAAAGGGTGCCTGTGAGCTAATTCTACAAAACGGCACACACCCCGAAGAGGAAATTGACAAAGTAACTACTCCACGTGGTGTTACTATCAGCGGTCTTAACGAAATGGAGCATCAGGGCTTCAGTTCGGCACTTGTGAAAGGTTTGCTTACTTCGTTTGAGAAGGTGAAAAAGATGTAG